One stretch of Halobacillus litoralis DNA includes these proteins:
- a CDS encoding O-methyltransferase produces MSNLETWKQVDQYFIDQLIPTDPVMENVLKANEEAGLPSIDVSAAQGKMLQLFVKMKAAKNVLEIGTLGGYSTIWMARSLPEDGHVTTLEFNPKHAEVASRNMEMAGVQDKIEVIVGPALDSLPTLEGREPFDFIFIDADKNNNPHYIKEALKLSKAGTTILVDNVVRDGRLLDSESKDKSIIGIREMFDLLNNHPNLESTAFQTVGSKGYDGFVLAVVT; encoded by the coding sequence TTGAGCAATCTGGAGACTTGGAAGCAAGTGGACCAATACTTCATTGACCAGCTAATTCCCACAGATCCTGTCATGGAGAATGTACTAAAAGCAAACGAAGAAGCAGGACTCCCTTCCATCGACGTGTCTGCCGCCCAGGGAAAAATGCTTCAGCTTTTTGTGAAAATGAAAGCTGCGAAAAATGTATTGGAAATTGGCACTCTCGGCGGATACAGCACCATCTGGATGGCAAGATCCCTCCCTGAAGATGGTCACGTCACTACACTAGAATTCAACCCGAAGCATGCGGAAGTCGCCTCAAGGAATATGGAAATGGCCGGGGTGCAGGACAAGATAGAAGTGATTGTCGGCCCTGCCCTTGATTCTCTGCCTACTTTAGAAGGACGTGAACCCTTTGATTTTATTTTTATCGATGCAGATAAAAATAATAACCCCCACTATATCAAAGAAGCCCTTAAGTTATCTAAGGCCGGAACGACGATCTTAGTAGATAATGTCGTTCGGGATGGAAGACTGCTTGACTCAGAAAGCAAAGACAAGAGTATTATAGGTATACGTGAAATGTTTGACTTATTAAACAACCACCCAAACCTTGAATCCACAGCCTTTCAAACGGTGGGAAGCAAAGGATATGACGGTTTCGTCCTGGCCGTTGTAACATAA
- a CDS encoding ketopantoate reductase family protein, with the protein MKIVVLGAGALGAYFGARWQEAGHEVINLVREGRAEQIERNGLKLHSEMGDYEVSDPVIARSPEEIENPDLVFLAVKGYHLHGTLEWLKALVNKGAKVYPVLNGMEHISILQKELGEEAVIGGLSYIIATLDEAGHVVHTSPFHDLVFGPLHTSQQAICEELALACNQANLNGTLSTNILEDMWKKYMFITAFSGITTAVNQPIGVVRSYPQSFRIAERILTEMKELANAHHIDLTDEQVQQAFERLRGFDHEMTSSMHQDRRKGLPLEVEHLHGGALRLGSEVGLSMPYIETIHAMIKPYEEYQQ; encoded by the coding sequence ATGAAAATCGTAGTTTTAGGCGCAGGAGCTTTAGGAGCCTATTTTGGAGCACGCTGGCAGGAGGCTGGACACGAGGTCATTAACCTTGTCCGCGAAGGAAGAGCTGAACAGATTGAAAGGAATGGTTTAAAGCTACATAGCGAAATGGGAGATTATGAAGTTTCAGATCCGGTGATTGCTAGGAGTCCAGAGGAGATTGAAAATCCTGACCTGGTTTTTCTTGCCGTCAAGGGCTACCACCTTCATGGCACATTGGAGTGGCTTAAAGCATTGGTAAATAAAGGGGCAAAAGTTTATCCCGTTTTAAATGGCATGGAACACATCAGTATTCTCCAAAAAGAATTGGGAGAGGAAGCTGTCATCGGTGGACTTTCTTACATCATTGCAACCCTTGATGAAGCTGGTCATGTTGTCCATACAAGCCCATTCCATGACCTCGTATTCGGACCGCTTCATACATCTCAGCAGGCCATCTGTGAAGAACTTGCCCTCGCTTGTAACCAGGCGAATTTGAATGGTACGTTAAGTACGAACATTTTAGAGGACATGTGGAAAAAATACATGTTCATTACCGCATTTTCCGGGATTACAACAGCTGTTAATCAACCCATCGGCGTTGTACGAAGTTACCCTCAATCGTTCCGAATCGCAGAACGAATTCTCACCGAAATGAAGGAACTTGCAAACGCTCACCACATTGACCTGACAGATGAACAAGTGCAGCAGGCATTTGAACGCTTACGCGGATTCGATCATGAAATGACATCATCCATGCATCAAGACCGACGAAAAGGACTGCCTTTGGAAGTTGAACACCTTCATGGCGGAGCTTTACGGCTGGGCAGCGAAGTCGGATTGAGTATGCCTTATATAGAAACCATCCATGCAATGATCAAACCTTACGAAGAATATCAACAATGA
- a CDS encoding YwbE family protein → MNGQKRSDIKIGAEVEIVLKKDQRTGALTSGKVKDILTKSPNHPHGIKVRLEDGQVGRVKNIHS, encoded by the coding sequence ATGAATGGACAAAAAAGAAGTGACATTAAAATAGGGGCAGAAGTAGAAATCGTCCTGAAGAAAGACCAACGAACAGGGGCACTGACCAGTGGGAAAGTGAAAGATATCCTCACCAAGTCCCCGAACCACCCTCATGGAATAAAAGTACGCCTGGAAGACGGTCAAGTCGGTCGAGTGAAAAACATACATTCCTAA
- a CDS encoding biotin-dependent carboxyltransferase family protein — protein sequence MISVLKSGLMTTIQDTGRYGYQKDGVIVSGAMDQQAHRIANLLVGNSTDAATMEITLMGPVLEFQEDAFIAICGGNLTPMIDGDSVSMWKPLYIKKGSELRFGQPKKGFRCYLSIAGGFQVRKVMGSSSTYLRANMGGFDGRTLEKGDQLRFGRPDSPLEHSKEQLKTVEKTTSYNEASWFVGPEFTNYTKSDQPIRVMPGREFDLFTAQSKEQFFNDPFQIDSKSDRMGYRLNGSTLTLEKKKDIVSEAVTFGTIQVPPDGNPILLLADHQTTGGYPKIGQVASIDLPRIAQMRPGESISFSPITHEEAQRLLLEKEKNLKQLQRGIETKLR from the coding sequence ATGATTTCGGTATTGAAATCAGGATTGATGACAACCATTCAAGATACAGGGCGGTACGGTTATCAAAAAGATGGGGTCATTGTAAGTGGAGCCATGGATCAACAGGCCCACCGAATCGCAAACCTCCTTGTCGGAAATTCTACCGATGCAGCGACAATGGAGATAACACTGATGGGACCGGTTCTTGAATTTCAAGAAGATGCTTTCATCGCTATCTGTGGAGGAAACCTTACGCCCATGATTGACGGTGATAGTGTTTCCATGTGGAAACCTTTGTACATAAAAAAAGGAAGCGAGCTTCGCTTTGGGCAACCAAAAAAAGGCTTCAGGTGCTATCTATCCATAGCTGGTGGATTTCAAGTACGGAAGGTTATGGGGAGTTCTTCTACATATCTCCGCGCAAACATGGGAGGTTTTGACGGACGTACATTAGAAAAAGGAGACCAACTTCGATTTGGCCGCCCTGATTCTCCGCTTGAACATTCGAAAGAACAACTTAAAACTGTAGAAAAAACTACATCTTATAATGAAGCTTCATGGTTCGTCGGTCCAGAATTCACCAATTACACGAAGAGCGACCAGCCGATTCGAGTTATGCCCGGCCGTGAATTTGACTTATTTACAGCACAGAGTAAAGAACAATTTTTCAACGATCCTTTTCAAATTGATTCGAAATCAGATCGAATGGGCTATCGTTTAAATGGATCGACCCTGACTCTCGAGAAAAAGAAAGATATCGTTTCAGAAGCCGTTACATTTGGGACCATTCAAGTACCTCCAGATGGAAATCCGATCTTATTATTAGCGGACCATCAGACCACAGGTGGTTATCCAAAAATCGGACAAGTAGCTTCAATCGATTTACCGAGAATTGCACAAATGCGGCCGGGAGAAAGTATAAGTTTCTCCCCTATTACCCATGAAGAAGCTCAACGTCTGCTCTTAGAAAAAGAGAAAAACCTGAAACAGCTACAAAGAGGGATTGAAACGAAACTTCGTTAA
- a CDS encoding M15 family metallopeptidase, with protein MRILKNLMNFFFFAGVFALLVFLLVPQVEKELPQGVFYKKDVPLPTNLHPTVEKRKDQLVEKIKRAGINIMITEGHRSVEKQDKLYEQGRSSSGQIVTHARGGESYHNYGLAIDFALEHEDGRIIWDTEYDGNGNGKSDWVEIAEAAKGLGFEWGGDWGKFKDYPHLQMDFGLSIRELKRGKRPKVDEYADEE; from the coding sequence GTGCGCATTCTAAAGAACCTGATGAACTTTTTCTTTTTCGCTGGCGTGTTTGCTCTGCTGGTTTTCTTGTTGGTCCCACAAGTAGAAAAGGAACTTCCTCAAGGTGTATTTTATAAGAAAGATGTCCCGTTACCCACCAACCTTCATCCGACAGTAGAAAAGCGCAAAGATCAATTGGTCGAAAAGATAAAGAGAGCAGGGATTAACATCATGATTACGGAAGGTCATCGGTCCGTTGAGAAACAGGATAAACTATATGAACAAGGTCGTTCTTCAAGTGGGCAAATCGTCACTCATGCGAGGGGTGGGGAGTCCTATCATAATTATGGTCTTGCTATCGATTTTGCGCTTGAGCACGAAGATGGCCGCATCATTTGGGATACAGAATACGATGGAAATGGAAACGGAAAATCGGATTGGGTGGAAATTGCAGAAGCAGCTAAAGGTCTTGGGTTTGAATGGGGAGGCGACTGGGGGAAATTCAAAGATTATCCTCATTTGCAAATGGATTTCGGATTATCGATCAGGGAATTAAAAAGAGGGAAACGACCGAAAGTAGACGAGTACGCAGATGAAGAATAA
- a CDS encoding DUF1428 family protein, which translates to MFTVICLFRVKQKDLDEFIELTRKSGNLLKSHGALDHNIYFSNKLTGSQGSMGLLNVVDVEEDEELMLGQSIFKSEEHYHEIMKTAGFDDIIQYLDDHIKDVVESTRIITSSFTTERSKELEA; encoded by the coding sequence TTGTTTACAGTCATATGTCTTTTTCGAGTTAAACAAAAAGATTTGGATGAATTCATAGAATTGACCAGAAAATCCGGCAATCTCTTAAAATCCCATGGCGCTCTCGACCATAATATTTATTTTTCAAATAAGTTGACCGGCAGCCAAGGATCCATGGGACTCTTGAATGTGGTAGATGTTGAGGAAGATGAAGAACTCATGCTCGGTCAATCCATATTTAAAAGTGAAGAGCATTACCACGAAATCATGAAAACAGCAGGATTTGACGATATCATCCAGTATTTAGACGACCATATTAAAGATGTTGTAGAGTCGACCAGAATTATTACTTCAAGTTTCACAACAGAACGTAGCAAGGAGTTAGAAGCATAA
- a CDS encoding DUF2188 domain-containing protein, translated as MPWDTEDYPSSFKNLETPIRKKAIDIANAMIDEGYKEGQAIPIATEQAKEWYENADKKEINRVKQMSDKNLKTRDGEGRQGESRPELLEKGQHVVAHEDGWAVKTEDAKQPSDVFDQKQTAIDRAKEIAENKGTQVIIHKKDGTIQEKMSIDGES; from the coding sequence ATGCCGTGGGATACAGAAGATTACCCAAGCTCATTCAAAAACTTGGAAACACCTATTAGAAAAAAAGCGATTGATATAGCCAACGCCATGATTGACGAAGGGTATAAAGAGGGGCAGGCCATACCTATAGCAACAGAACAGGCTAAAGAATGGTATGAAAATGCAGATAAGAAAGAAATCAATCGTGTGAAGCAAATGAGCGATAAAAACCTGAAGACAAGGGACGGGGAAGGAAGGCAGGGAGAGAGCCGCCCTGAGCTCCTGGAAAAAGGTCAACATGTCGTTGCGCATGAGGATGGATGGGCTGTAAAAACAGAAGATGCGAAACAACCGTCTGATGTTTTTGATCAAAAGCAGACAGCGATTGACCGAGCAAAAGAGATTGCTGAAAACAAAGGAACACAAGTAATCATTCATAAAAAAGATGGAACTATTCAGGAAAAAATGTCAATAGATGGAGAATCTTAG
- a CDS encoding acrylyl-CoA reductase family protein, with the protein MLTKFKAYKVDRTDEGLQGSVQELSFSDLPSSDVLIKVHYSSINYKDGMVTQPDNPLVKNYPIIPGIDLAGEVVRSSDEQFKEGDSVIATSYEIGVNHHGGFSEYASIPSEWVVPLPEGLSTEEAMIYGTAGFTAALSIHRLEENGLTTEDGPVLVTGASGGVGSIAVSMLAKRGYSVEASTGSPEHEEYLKDLGASKIISREEVYDGKLRAIASGRWAGAVDPVGGEQLASLLSQLKYGGAAAVSGLTGGTKVPTQVYPFILRGISLIGVDSVNCPMNVRKKVWHRMANDLKIKEVFDRIKSVHTLKEAPETLKDILQGKTRGRSIVKLMN; encoded by the coding sequence ATGTTGACAAAATTCAAGGCGTATAAAGTCGACCGAACTGATGAAGGTTTACAGGGTTCAGTGCAAGAGCTATCTTTCTCGGACCTCCCTTCCAGTGATGTTTTAATTAAAGTTCATTATTCCAGCATCAACTATAAAGACGGAATGGTTACCCAGCCGGATAACCCCCTCGTCAAAAATTACCCAATCATACCGGGGATTGATTTGGCCGGAGAAGTGGTTCGTTCCTCTGACGAACAATTTAAAGAGGGCGATTCTGTGATCGCTACCAGTTATGAAATTGGCGTCAACCATCATGGTGGATTTAGTGAATATGCAAGCATCCCTTCCGAATGGGTCGTCCCTCTTCCCGAAGGATTGTCGACAGAAGAAGCAATGATTTACGGTACGGCTGGCTTCACCGCCGCTCTTTCCATTCATCGCTTAGAAGAAAACGGTCTGACTACCGAAGATGGCCCTGTCCTTGTGACCGGGGCTTCCGGCGGCGTCGGGAGCATAGCGGTGTCTATGCTTGCTAAAAGAGGCTATAGCGTTGAAGCAAGCACAGGGAGTCCTGAACATGAAGAATACTTAAAAGACTTGGGCGCTTCTAAAATTATTTCCCGTGAAGAGGTTTATGACGGAAAGCTTCGCGCCATAGCAAGCGGTCGTTGGGCTGGAGCCGTCGATCCTGTCGGAGGTGAACAGCTCGCCTCTCTACTTAGTCAATTGAAATATGGAGGCGCCGCAGCCGTAAGTGGGCTGACAGGGGGTACAAAAGTGCCCACACAGGTTTACCCTTTCATTTTACGGGGTATATCCCTTATTGGAGTTGATTCCGTCAATTGCCCAATGAATGTAAGGAAAAAAGTGTGGCATCGAATGGCTAATGATTTAAAAATTAAAGAAGTGTTCGACCGAATCAAATCTGTTCACACTCTCAAAGAAGCCCCCGAAACACTCAAAGATATTCTACAAGGAAAAACACGCGGTCGATCGATCGTCAAACTTATGAATTGA
- a CDS encoding LamB/YcsF family protein codes for MHIVDLNCDMGESFGRYTIGRDEEILKYVTSANIACGYHAGDPTIMRKTVQKALEHNVGIGAHPGLPDLAGFGRRPMEISEEEAYDMVVYQIGALKGFVDTEGGHLQHVKPHGALFNMAAKDPKLSTAIAKAVYDVDPEMVLFGLAGSELVKAGREHGLKTASEVFSDRTYQSDGSLTSRREPNALITDHEQAVEQVIRMIKENKVRTVQETDINIDVHTICIHGDGPSAIDFANYITKALKESEIKLQSIGEFITK; via the coding sequence ATGCATATTGTCGACTTGAATTGCGATATGGGAGAAAGTTTTGGCCGCTATACCATCGGTCGCGATGAAGAAATACTGAAATATGTAACATCCGCGAATATCGCCTGCGGTTACCACGCAGGGGATCCAACTATAATGAGAAAAACGGTGCAGAAGGCCTTAGAGCATAACGTTGGAATCGGCGCCCATCCAGGTCTGCCAGATTTAGCCGGGTTCGGACGTCGACCAATGGAGATTTCTGAAGAGGAAGCTTACGATATGGTTGTCTATCAAATAGGAGCCCTCAAAGGGTTTGTGGATACAGAAGGGGGACATTTACAACACGTCAAGCCCCACGGCGCTCTGTTTAACATGGCTGCCAAAGATCCTAAGTTGTCAACCGCCATTGCCAAGGCCGTTTACGATGTGGACCCAGAGATGGTTCTCTTTGGACTTGCAGGAAGTGAACTCGTGAAAGCAGGTCGCGAACATGGACTTAAAACAGCTAGTGAAGTGTTCTCAGATCGCACCTATCAATCAGATGGATCGCTTACTTCACGAAGAGAACCAAACGCGCTTATCACAGACCACGAACAGGCGGTCGAACAAGTGATTCGCATGATTAAAGAAAACAAAGTTCGTACCGTACAGGAGACGGATATCAATATTGATGTTCACACCATTTGTATTCATGGTGATGGACCAAGCGCCATCGATTTCGCCAACTATATTACAAAAGCCTTGAAAGAATCAGAAATCAAGCTTCAATCCATCGGTGAATTTATCACAAAATAA
- a CDS encoding NRAMP family divalent metal transporter — MKEQSTRSLLLGAAFLMATSAIGPGFLTQTTHFTQQLAASFGFVILISIIIDIGAQLNIWRIIAVSEKPAQDIANSLLPGLGVFLSVLIVAGGLAFNIGNIAGAGLGTNVLFGISPEMGALFSGIVAVAVFLVREAGKVMDRFAQIAGFIMIALTIFVMFSAQPPVGEAVTKTFVPDTIDFLAIITLVGGTVGGYITFAGGHRLLDAGVKGKEALPQVTKSSVSAIGIASVMRIFLFLASLGVVASGFTLNPENPPASVFQAAAGNVGYKIFGVIMWSAAVTSVVGAAYTSVSFIRTFNKTINKHHKWFIVAFIVISTTVFVLVGKPVKVLILVGSLNGLILPIALGVMLIAAYKQKIVGDYKHPLWLTIFGVLIVIAMSYMGGMSLIQGIPKLFG, encoded by the coding sequence ATGAAAGAACAATCGACAAGAAGTCTCTTGTTAGGAGCCGCTTTCCTGATGGCGACGTCCGCCATTGGTCCTGGTTTTCTAACACAAACGACTCACTTCACTCAACAACTTGCAGCCAGTTTCGGATTTGTCATCTTAATCTCCATCATTATAGACATCGGCGCCCAGCTAAATATATGGCGAATCATCGCTGTATCGGAGAAACCGGCTCAGGATATCGCCAACAGCCTACTCCCAGGCCTTGGAGTGTTTTTATCTGTACTTATCGTTGCCGGTGGATTAGCCTTTAATATTGGAAATATCGCAGGTGCCGGTCTTGGTACCAATGTACTATTTGGAATCTCTCCTGAAATGGGGGCATTGTTTAGCGGAATTGTAGCTGTCGCCGTCTTTCTTGTTCGTGAAGCGGGTAAAGTCATGGATCGTTTCGCACAAATTGCAGGATTCATCATGATTGCATTGACTATTTTCGTCATGTTCTCCGCCCAACCACCTGTCGGAGAAGCTGTCACGAAAACATTCGTACCTGATACGATTGATTTTCTCGCCATCATCACACTCGTCGGCGGAACCGTCGGCGGATATATTACCTTCGCTGGTGGCCACCGACTTTTAGACGCAGGCGTGAAAGGAAAAGAAGCACTTCCGCAAGTCACAAAAAGTTCCGTGTCTGCGATTGGAATTGCTTCCGTCATGAGAATCTTCCTTTTCCTTGCTTCCTTAGGTGTTGTAGCCTCAGGTTTCACACTGAACCCTGAAAACCCACCAGCTTCTGTCTTCCAGGCAGCAGCAGGAAATGTCGGATACAAAATCTTCGGTGTCATCATGTGGTCCGCTGCTGTAACGTCTGTAGTCGGGGCCGCATATACATCCGTTTCATTCATTCGTACATTCAATAAAACGATTAACAAGCACCACAAATGGTTCATTGTCGCGTTTATCGTCATTTCAACGACTGTCTTCGTTTTGGTCGGTAAGCCCGTCAAGGTGTTGATCCTTGTCGGATCGTTAAATGGTTTGATTCTACCGATTGCGCTGGGTGTTATGCTGATAGCCGCGTATAAACAAAAAATCGTCGGGGATTACAAACACCCATTATGGTTGACCATCTTCGGAGTCCTAATCGTCATCGCCATGTCCTATATGGGCGGCATGTCACTTATCCAAGGCATTCCAAAACTATTCGGTTAA
- a CDS encoding protein phosphatase 2C domain-containing protein encodes MNVTVVEHIQKKSPVKKECEDALVLNEHAGVYGVLDGATPLVCFEDEAGHNGAYLAAQIFKTKMERLKSGERLVQAVEEANLHLKEEMVRYGVQTELGEERWSTCVAVVKVVDDQIHYVQLGDSMILAEGEDGKFMTVTTDSVKGISERAKQKRVERRKGGENIPPESYYDIHMNRLRYNRRLANVEGGYTVANGMPEVMEYLDQGVIDRKGIRSLLLISDGLFHPELTLEETYQRIGEVGLESYVYELTEHLNKHSLHIDDRTAVWIKLN; translated from the coding sequence TTGAACGTCACGGTTGTGGAACATATCCAAAAAAAGAGCCCGGTAAAAAAGGAATGTGAAGATGCGCTGGTACTAAACGAACATGCTGGTGTTTACGGCGTTTTAGATGGGGCTACTCCTCTTGTCTGCTTTGAGGATGAAGCCGGACATAATGGAGCATATCTTGCCGCGCAAATTTTCAAAACTAAAATGGAGCGGTTAAAGAGTGGAGAGAGGCTAGTGCAAGCCGTAGAAGAAGCCAACCTACATTTAAAGGAGGAGATGGTAAGGTACGGCGTCCAGACAGAACTCGGAGAAGAACGGTGGTCCACATGCGTAGCTGTTGTTAAAGTCGTGGATGACCAGATTCATTATGTGCAGCTGGGGGATTCTATGATTCTTGCAGAGGGTGAGGATGGAAAGTTTATGACTGTCACCACTGACTCTGTCAAAGGGATCAGCGAAAGAGCCAAGCAAAAACGTGTCGAAAGAAGAAAGGGTGGAGAGAACATACCACCTGAAAGTTACTATGATATACACATGAATAGGCTTCGCTATAACCGCCGGCTTGCGAATGTGGAAGGTGGCTATACGGTTGCCAACGGAATGCCTGAAGTGATGGAATACCTTGATCAAGGAGTGATCGATAGAAAAGGGATTCGGAGTCTCCTGCTTATTTCTGATGGTTTATTTCATCCTGAACTTACCCTTGAAGAAACTTATCAGAGAATTGGAGAAGTAGGGTTGGAAAGCTATGTTTATGAATTAACGGAACACCTGAATAAACATTCTCTCCATATCGATGACAGAACAGCGGTGTGGATAAAATTAAACTAA
- a CDS encoding DUF2188 domain-containing protein codes for MADSRNQAEHVVSHEEGWAVKAEGAEQPTKVYENKQDAIDRAKEIAQNKGTSAVIHTKEGKIQNQYNYSS; via the coding sequence GTGGCTGACAGTAGAAATCAAGCAGAACATGTAGTTTCTCATGAAGAAGGTTGGGCTGTAAAAGCAGAAGGTGCAGAACAACCGACGAAGGTGTACGAAAACAAACAGGATGCAATTGATCGTGCAAAAGAAATCGCACAAAACAAAGGAACTTCAGCGGTGATCCATACCAAAGAAGGTAAAATTCAAAATCAATACAACTATAGCAGCTAA
- a CDS encoding YkgJ family cysteine cluster protein yields MSFLKHEEIIKRCEKINQSYEIDPSFFDGIVDELLDSEQDTETVILSGFQRLLTEVDHEIERMEEYTSMKPNCFMGCAFCCYFPIVITKMEAKMLFRSIENFSDDRKKAIYDHWESYYEKQQDKLQKAMVMDYEAPETKLEYKRLNLPCPMLDPETQLCMAYEVRPIPCRTYLNYSDPQVCADQHMPKEPFSYEFLYQFYFGSMNELIQALYENGEDVFVDYPMDAWSYDYLPAWIKQWKEGTLSEV; encoded by the coding sequence ATGAGTTTTTTGAAACATGAAGAAATTATAAAGCGGTGTGAAAAAATAAACCAATCGTATGAAATCGACCCTTCATTTTTTGACGGGATTGTTGATGAATTATTGGACAGTGAACAAGATACAGAAACTGTGATATTAAGTGGTTTTCAGCGATTGCTAACCGAAGTTGACCACGAAATTGAGCGGATGGAGGAATATACCTCCATGAAGCCGAATTGTTTTATGGGGTGTGCTTTTTGCTGCTATTTCCCGATTGTCATTACGAAAATGGAAGCGAAAATGCTGTTTCGTTCCATTGAGAACTTTTCGGATGATCGAAAAAAAGCGATTTATGACCATTGGGAAAGTTATTACGAAAAACAGCAGGACAAACTGCAAAAAGCCATGGTTATGGATTATGAAGCGCCAGAGACAAAACTGGAATACAAAAGGTTGAATCTGCCTTGTCCGATGTTGGATCCAGAAACTCAATTGTGTATGGCTTATGAAGTGCGGCCGATTCCTTGTCGTACCTATTTGAACTATAGCGATCCGCAGGTTTGTGCTGATCAGCACATGCCAAAGGAACCGTTCAGCTATGAATTTCTCTATCAATTTTATTTCGGAAGTATGAATGAGTTAATACAAGCGCTCTATGAAAATGGAGAAGATGTTTTTGTTGATTATCCGATGGATGCTTGGAGTTATGATTATCTCCCAGCTTGGATCAAGCAATGGAAAGAGGGGACCTTAAGTGAAGTATAA
- a CDS encoding GNAT family N-acetyltransferase, with translation MFEQRIGEELSLKMIDHRDAEELYRLSDRSRDHIKTWLPWIHFTKEVEDTRNYIKMSLRRYAENNGLTVCILYQGNIAGVVDFHEIDEKNKATSIGYWMGADYKGKGLLTRSCRVLFDYAFETLGMNRIEIRAASENEKSRAVPERLGFKQEGVIRQAARLYDEYTDHVVYGMLKEDWMRRENIT, from the coding sequence ATGTTTGAACAAAGAATTGGTGAAGAATTATCACTGAAAATGATCGACCATCGTGATGCGGAGGAGCTATACCGACTATCAGATCGTTCCAGGGATCATATAAAAACATGGTTGCCGTGGATCCACTTTACAAAAGAAGTGGAAGATACAAGAAACTACATAAAGATGAGTTTACGCCGTTATGCAGAAAACAACGGGCTGACCGTTTGTATTCTATATCAAGGAAACATTGCAGGTGTCGTCGATTTTCATGAAATTGATGAGAAAAACAAAGCCACAAGCATTGGCTACTGGATGGGAGCTGATTACAAAGGGAAGGGGCTGCTTACACGTTCTTGTCGCGTTCTGTTCGACTATGCGTTTGAGACACTAGGTATGAACCGGATTGAAATTCGAGCCGCATCTGAGAATGAAAAGAGCCGGGCAGTGCCGGAACGGTTGGGTTTCAAGCAGGAAGGGGTCATCCGTCAAGCAGCTCGGCTTTATGATGAATACACGGATCATGTGGTTTATGGAATGCTGAAAGAGGATTGGATGAGAAGGGAGAATATCACTTGA